CGCGGAGGCGCTCAAGCGAGCGGTGGAGATCCTCGCGCGCGGCGGCCGCGGTGCGGCTGCCCGTCTTCGTGGCCAGGAAGAAGTCCTTGCGGTGCCGGGGCATCCACGGTCCGATGCGCAGCTCCGAGTCACCGTAGCGCGAGGCGGTATCGATGTGGTTGACGCCGTGGCGGAGCAGCAGCTCGAGGGCGCGATCGGCGTCGGCCTGGCTGACCTGTGCGAGGGCGGCGGCGCCGAACAGGGTGACGGTGCTGCGGTGGCCGGTGCGCCCGAACGGACGTTGATCGATCATGAGGCACCTCCTCGGCCTGGAGGATACCGCAGGCGGGCCGGGCGCGGCCGCCCGTGCGCGGGCTGGCGCTCCGCGCTATGATCGGGCCCGTGCGCTGGATCGCGTGGCCGTGTGTGACTCTCGTGATGGTGCTGGTCAATGTCGCCTTCGCCCAGACGACCGTCCGCGTCCGCGGCGCCGTGGTCGATCTCACCGGCCAGATCCTCACCGTGAAATCCCGCGAGGGCACCACCGTCCCCGTGCGCCTCGCCGATAACTACGCGCTGATGGAGGTCAAGAAGGCGAAGCTCACCGACGTGAAGGTCGGTGACTACGTCGGCACCGCGGCGCTACGCCGCGCCGACGGCAGCTTCCGCGCGCAGGAGGTCCTGATCTTCCCCGTCTTCGCGCGCGGCAGCGCCGAGGGCCACAGTCCCTGGGATCTCACCCCCGACAGCACCATGACCAACGCCACCGTGGCCCAGGTCGAGGCCAAGGGCGACGGGCGCACGCTCACGCTCAAGTACAAGGGAGGGGAGGCCGTCGTCCACGTCCCGGCTGCGGCCCCCGTGGTGACCTTCGGCATCGGCCACATCTCCCAGCTCGTTCCGGGCGCCCATATCTTCATCCAGGGAACCCGCTTGCCGGACGGCACCATCACCACGACCAGCGTGCTGGTGGGCCGCGACAAGCTGGTCCCGCCGATGTGAGGCCATCCGGCCCCCAAAAGGAGCGCGCATGTCTCTGACCCCACGCCGTCGCGAGCACGTCACGGTCACTCGACGCGATTTCCTGCGCTGGAGCGCGCTGGCCTCGGGCGGCCTCACCGCACCGTGGGCCGTCCGCACCGCCGGCGCGCAGACCGCGCCGAAGCGGGGCGGGACCCTCCGCGTCGGCTTCTACATCGAGGCGGCGACGATGGATCCGCACCTGTCCGGCAGCAAGATCGACCGGCAGATCTACCACAACATCTACGAGCCGCTCCTCACCCTGGACACGAACCTCGGCATCAAGCCCGGGCTCGCCGAGTCGTGGCAGCTGGTGGACGCGAAGACCCTCGTGTTCAAGCTGCGGCGCGGCGTGAGGTTCCACGACGGCACCGACTTCAATGCGGAGGCGGCGAAGTTCAACTTCAACCGCATGAAGACGGAGCCCAAGTCGGTGCGCAAGGGCGAGACCGCGAGCATCGACACCGTGGACGTCGTCGACGCCTACACGATTCGCATGAACCTCAAGCGTCCGGATGCCGCGCTTCCCGCCACACTGACGGACCGCGCGGGGATGATGGTGTCGCCCAAGGCGATAGGGGAGCGCGGCGCGGAGCTGGAGCGGAACGCCACCGGCGCGGGCACCGGCCCCTTCCAGTTCGTCGAGTGGGTCAAAGACGACCACCTGTCGATCAAGAGAAATGACAACTACTGGAACAAGCAGGGGGGCCCCTATCTCGACCAGATCCGCTACCGGCCCATCCCCGACGACACCGTCAAGCTCCAGAGCCTCCAGGCGGGCGAGATCCACGTGATGGACTACGTGCAGCCTCGAGACGTCGCCGCGGTGAAGGCGGACAAGAACGTGGTGGTGCTGGACGTGCCGTCGCTCGCCGACTTCGCCTATCAGCTCAATCACATCCGGCCGCCCTTCGACGTGAAGGCGCTCCGTCAGGCGGTGGCGCTGAGCCTCGACCTCGAGCAGATCGTCAAGGGCGTGTGGCTGAACGTGGGGGTGCCCGCCAACGGGCCCATCCCGCCCACGAGCTGGGCGTACGACCGGTCGATTTCGTTCATCAAGCGGGATCTCGCGAGAGCCAAGGCCAAGCTCGCCGAAGGTGGCAAGCCCGGCGGCTTCACGTTCACCATGACCACCAACAACATCCCCATCAACGTGCAGGAGGCGGAAGTCATCCAGGCGCAGCTCGCCGAGGCCGGCATCACCATGAAGATCAAGCTGGTGGACTCGGCGACCCTCCTGTCCGACGGCAACTCGAAGAGCTTCGAGATGATCAGCTACCAGTGGAGTGGGCGCCCCGACCCCGACGGCAACACGTACCAGTTCTTCCGCACCACGCCGGGGACCTCGCTCAACTGGTCCGGCATCTCCAACAAGGAGATCGACGCCATCCTCGACAAGTCGCGGGAGGCGTCGAGCCAGGCCGAGCGCAAGCGGCTTTTCAGCCAGCTCACCCGGCTCCTCCAGGAGGAGCTGCCGATGGTGTTCATCGTCCACCCCATCGAGCCGAAGGCGTTCTCGCCGCGGGTCCAGAACTACGACCCGGTTCCCGATGGCATGATGCGCTTCAAGGACGTCTGGCTGAAGTAGCGCGCGCTCCCACGTGGGCCGCCTCGTCGTGCGCCGCCTGCTGGCGACGATCCCGGTGCTCCTCCTCGTCAGCGGCGGCGTCTTCCTGCTCATTCACCTCACGCCGGGCGATCCCATCGACGCCATGATGGCGGAGTCGGTGGACGCGACCGTGAAGGAGAATCTCCGGCGCGAGTTGGGGCTGGACCGGCCGCTCTACCTCCAGTACGTGAGCTGGATGGGCCGCGTGCTGCAGGGCGACCTCGGCCGCTCCATCCGCAATCGCGAGCCGGTGATCGAGAACGTGGGCCGCCGCATCCGGCCGAGCCTGCAGCTCGCCGGCCTCGCCATGACCATCTCGCTCCTGATCGCGGTGCCGGTGGGCGTGCTGTCCGCGGCGCGCCGGAACGGGCCGGTGGACCGTGCCGGCGCAACCTTCGCCCTCTTCGGCATCTGCATGCCGAATTTCCTACTCGCCCTCCTCCTGATCTTCCTCTTCGGGGTGAGGCTGCGCTGGCTGCCCATCTCGGGCTACGTCGATCCGCTGGAGGAACCGTGGGACGGGCTCCGCTCGCTCGTGCTGCCGGCGGTGACGCTGGGGCTCGCCCTCGCCGCGGTGGTCACCCGGACCCTCCGGGCGAGCATGCTCGAGGCCCTTGCGGAAGACTACGTCCGCACCGCGCGGGCCAAGGGACTCTCGGAGGGCGCGGTCATCCGGAGCCACGTCCTCAAGAACGCGCTGATCCCGGTGGTCACGGTGCTGGGCCTCCAGCTCGGCACCCTGATCGGCGGCGCGGTGATCACGGAGTACGTGTTCGCGCTGCCCGGCGTGGGCCGCCTCGTCGTCGACGCGGTGTTCGCCCGCGATTATCCCCTCGTGCAGGGCGTTGTTTTGCTGATCGCGGTGGGCTTCATCCTGAGCAATCTCGCGGTGGATCTCCTCTATGGCTGGATCGACCCCCGGATCCGGCCTCGCTGAGGGCGCGACGGCGCGCGTCCCCGCCGCGGCGCCGGTGACCTCGCCGCGGTGGCGCGCGCTGCGGCGCGCGGCGGGCGCGCGGCTGGCGCCATTCGGTGTCGCCGTCCTGCTGGCCGCGCTCGTGGTGGCGATCTTCGCGCCGACGATCTCGCCGCACGATCCCCTCAAGCAGGATCTCGGCCACACGCTTGCCCCCCCGAGCCGGGCCCACCTCCTCGGCACCGACAATGTCGGTCGCGACGTGCTCGCCCGCATGATCTGGGGCACGCGGGTGTCGCTGGTGGCCGGCTTCGTCTCTGTGGCCATCGCGATGACGGTGGGCGGCGTGCTGGGTCTCGTCGCCGGCTACGCCGGCGGCCGCGCCGACGGGCTCGTCATGCGCTGCA
Above is a genomic segment from Candidatus Methylomirabilota bacterium containing:
- a CDS encoding ABC transporter substrate-binding protein encodes the protein MSLTPRRREHVTVTRRDFLRWSALASGGLTAPWAVRTAGAQTAPKRGGTLRVGFYIEAATMDPHLSGSKIDRQIYHNIYEPLLTLDTNLGIKPGLAESWQLVDAKTLVFKLRRGVRFHDGTDFNAEAAKFNFNRMKTEPKSVRKGETASIDTVDVVDAYTIRMNLKRPDAALPATLTDRAGMMVSPKAIGERGAELERNATGAGTGPFQFVEWVKDDHLSIKRNDNYWNKQGGPYLDQIRYRPIPDDTVKLQSLQAGEIHVMDYVQPRDVAAVKADKNVVVLDVPSLADFAYQLNHIRPPFDVKALRQAVALSLDLEQIVKGVWLNVGVPANGPIPPTSWAYDRSISFIKRDLARAKAKLAEGGKPGGFTFTMTTNNIPINVQEAEVIQAQLAEAGITMKIKLVDSATLLSDGNSKSFEMISYQWSGRPDPDGNTYQFFRTTPGTSLNWSGISNKEIDAILDKSREASSQAERKRLFSQLTRLLQEELPMVFIVHPIEPKAFSPRVQNYDPVPDGMMRFKDVWLK
- a CDS encoding ABC transporter permease — its product is MGRLVVRRLLATIPVLLLVSGGVFLLIHLTPGDPIDAMMAESVDATVKENLRRELGLDRPLYLQYVSWMGRVLQGDLGRSIRNREPVIENVGRRIRPSLQLAGLAMTISLLIAVPVGVLSAARRNGPVDRAGATFALFGICMPNFLLALLLIFLFGVRLRWLPISGYVDPLEEPWDGLRSLVLPAVTLGLALAAVVTRTLRASMLEALAEDYVRTARAKGLSEGAVIRSHVLKNALIPVVTVLGLQLGTLIGGAVITEYVFALPGVGRLVVDAVFARDYPLVQGVVLLIAVGFILSNLAVDLLYGWIDPRIRPR